A region from the Phycisphaerales bacterium genome encodes:
- the lpxD gene encoding UDP-3-O-(3-hydroxymyristoyl)glucosamine N-acyltransferase → MTQQAHDQAINGAAGKSFTVGALAQRLGAAVEGPESLVVSGLNALDLAGPTDISFIGSDSYAARWVESKAVAAAVTKDLIVPGHDANRRALLRVPNADLALAELLSLFAPVGSPVRPGVHPDATVDPTASIDETAAIGARVTIAAGCRIGARTVIEPGVQIGSDVVIGDDCTIRAGVVIRERCILGHRVSIHSNSVIGSDGFGYRPDGRGGMQKLPHIGIVEIHDDVEIGACTTIDRAKFGKTVIGAHTKIDNLVQIGHNVRIGRCCVLASQTGLAGTVVLEDYCQLGAKSGVADHRRLGAGARLGAMTGVHKDVEAGAELVGAPATDRRLFWQIQAALRKLPDLVKTVARLEQQSRRSSDDPDPA, encoded by the coding sequence ATGACGCAGCAGGCCCACGATCAGGCCATCAACGGAGCGGCTGGAAAGTCGTTCACCGTCGGTGCGCTGGCGCAGCGGCTTGGCGCTGCCGTCGAAGGCCCTGAGTCGCTCGTGGTCAGCGGCCTGAACGCGCTCGATCTCGCCGGGCCGACGGACATCTCCTTCATCGGCTCCGACTCGTACGCGGCCCGGTGGGTGGAGTCGAAGGCCGTGGCCGCTGCAGTCACGAAAGATCTCATCGTGCCGGGCCACGATGCAAACCGTCGCGCTCTGCTGCGCGTGCCCAATGCCGACCTCGCCCTGGCCGAGTTGCTCTCGCTGTTTGCTCCAGTCGGCTCGCCCGTCAGGCCGGGCGTCCATCCCGACGCCACAGTCGATCCGACCGCGAGCATCGACGAGACCGCCGCGATCGGCGCGCGTGTCACAATTGCCGCCGGCTGCCGCATTGGCGCTCGCACCGTCATCGAACCGGGCGTGCAGATCGGCAGCGACGTGGTCATCGGCGACGACTGCACGATCCGCGCGGGCGTGGTCATTCGCGAGCGCTGCATCCTCGGCCATCGCGTCAGCATCCACTCCAACTCCGTCATCGGTTCTGACGGGTTCGGCTACCGACCCGACGGGCGCGGCGGGATGCAGAAGCTGCCCCACATCGGCATCGTCGAGATCCACGACGACGTCGAGATCGGCGCGTGCACGACCATCGACCGGGCCAAGTTCGGCAAGACGGTCATCGGCGCGCACACCAAGATCGACAACCTTGTGCAGATCGGCCACAACGTGCGCATCGGGCGGTGCTGCGTACTCGCGTCGCAGACGGGTCTGGCCGGTACGGTGGTGCTTGAAGACTACTGCCAGCTCGGGGCCAAGTCCGGCGTTGCCGATCACCGCCGACTCGGCGCCGGCGCGCGCCTGGGAGCCATGACGGGCGTCCACAAGGACGTCGAGGCGGGGGCGGAACTGGTCGGCGCTCCCGCCACGGATCGGCGGCTGTTCTGGCAGATTCAGGCCGCCCTGCGTAAACTTCCCGACCTTGTCAAAACCGTGGCGCGCCTCGAGCAGCAGAGCCGGCGCAGCAGCGATGATCCAGACCCGGCATGA
- the lpxC gene encoding UDP-3-O-[3-hydroxymyristoyl] N-acetylglucosamine deacetylase: MTDVLESNSKSAARVSSAPTEPEASRDGAPPPVRAVERPAAASAAETLEDEALHQHTLAGPTEVTGRGLFHGDLVTCTILPAPPDHGIVFERIDLPKPVEIPATIANVTPRNRRTTLKVGDVTIETVEHCLSALAGLAIDNAVIRLTGPELPCGDGSALPYVNAIQKAGIVRQDAQRRYCQITEPITVEEGDALIAALPAERDDLQILYDLNYPDEPRIPRQLHAFHLNSESYVRDIAPARTFSLKEEAQALWDRGMCHHVTPRDVLVIDQNGPIDNAFRFDNEPVRHKILDVIGDIYLLGRPIHGRIVAYRSGHSLNHQLVYRLLEKLRAEQGLQTHLQRQMDVRSIMKVLRHRYPMLMIDRVVEVHGDQRAIGIKNVTINEPFFQGHYPGTPIMPGVMIVEAMAQLSGLLLSSVLEHRGKIAVLLSLDKVKLRRPVLPGDQMVIEAETIRAQGRTANVKCKALVGGQLAAEAQIKFVMVDAEDETD; encoded by the coding sequence ATGACCGACGTGCTTGAATCCAACTCGAAGTCGGCCGCACGCGTCTCTTCGGCGCCGACCGAGCCGGAAGCGTCCCGGGATGGCGCGCCCCCGCCGGTCAGAGCTGTTGAACGGCCCGCCGCCGCTTCAGCCGCCGAAACGCTCGAAGACGAGGCCCTGCACCAGCACACGCTCGCCGGACCCACTGAAGTCACTGGCCGCGGACTGTTCCATGGGGACCTGGTCACGTGCACGATTCTCCCGGCCCCGCCGGATCATGGCATCGTCTTCGAACGCATCGATCTGCCCAAGCCGGTGGAAATCCCCGCGACCATCGCCAATGTCACGCCGCGCAACCGGCGCACGACACTCAAAGTCGGCGATGTCACCATCGAAACCGTCGAGCACTGCCTTTCCGCCCTGGCCGGTCTGGCCATTGACAACGCCGTGATCCGCCTCACCGGCCCGGAACTGCCCTGCGGCGACGGGTCCGCTCTGCCCTATGTCAACGCCATTCAGAAAGCGGGCATCGTCCGCCAGGATGCGCAGCGCCGCTACTGCCAGATCACCGAGCCGATCACCGTCGAGGAAGGCGATGCGCTGATTGCCGCCCTGCCGGCTGAGCGCGACGACCTCCAGATTCTCTACGACCTGAATTACCCCGACGAGCCTCGGATTCCGCGGCAATTGCACGCGTTTCATCTCAATTCCGAGTCGTACGTCCGCGACATCGCCCCGGCCCGCACCTTCAGCCTCAAGGAAGAGGCCCAGGCGCTGTGGGATCGCGGCATGTGCCACCACGTCACGCCACGCGATGTGCTGGTCATCGATCAGAACGGCCCGATCGACAACGCCTTCCGCTTCGATAACGAGCCCGTGCGGCACAAAATCCTGGATGTGATCGGCGACATCTACTTGCTCGGTCGGCCGATTCACGGTCGCATCGTGGCCTACCGCTCGGGCCACTCGCTCAACCACCAGCTCGTGTACCGCCTGCTCGAGAAACTGCGGGCCGAACAGGGCCTCCAGACGCACCTGCAGCGGCAGATGGATGTCCGCTCCATCATGAAGGTGCTCCGTCACCGGTACCCCATGCTCATGATCGACCGGGTCGTGGAGGTGCACGGCGACCAGCGGGCGATCGGCATCAAGAACGTGACGATCAACGAGCCTTTTTTTCAGGGTCATTACCCGGGGACGCCCATTATGCCCGGCGTGATGATCGTAGAGGCAATGGCGCAATTATCGGGCCTGCTGCTCAGCAGTGTGCTGGAGCACCGCGGAAAGATTGCCGTGCTATTGTCGCTGGATAAAGTTAAGCTTCGCCGCCCGGTGCTGCCGGGGGATCAGATGGTCATCGAAGCCGAGACCATCCGGGCCCAGGGACGGACGGCGAATGTGAAATGCAAGGCATTGGTCGGCGGGCAGTTGGCCGCTGAGGCCCAGATCAAATTCGTAATGGTCGATGCCGAGGACGAAACAGATTAG
- a CDS encoding OmpH family outer membrane protein — protein MKIWFKRNSATLLAIAGICIGLMATLRASALSRKPATPTAVAVVDWIAITDKSAEWKEMQTQLETIGDELEQQSSAMQKTIADLKESVSVLPEGSENRRKEEDKFILESLKYDSWKKFAENKYGSEKALRQVQLYNRITAAVAQVAERDGWDIVLWDDARSKKVDEAKLDAAAELISRRQVFYSRKDVVDITDEVILLMNNEFKAGG, from the coding sequence ATGAAGATCTGGTTCAAGAGAAACAGCGCCACGTTGCTGGCCATCGCCGGAATCTGCATTGGCCTGATGGCGACGCTCCGCGCTTCGGCTCTGTCGCGCAAGCCCGCGACCCCCACCGCCGTGGCCGTGGTGGACTGGATCGCGATCACCGACAAGTCCGCCGAGTGGAAGGAGATGCAGACGCAACTCGAGACGATCGGCGACGAACTCGAGCAGCAGAGCAGCGCCATGCAGAAGACGATTGCCGACCTCAAGGAAAGCGTCAGCGTGCTTCCCGAAGGCAGCGAGAACCGCCGCAAGGAGGAGGACAAGTTCATCCTTGAGTCGCTCAAGTACGACTCGTGGAAGAAGTTCGCCGAGAACAAGTACGGCTCGGAGAAGGCGCTCCGGCAGGTGCAGCTGTACAACAGGATCACCGCGGCCGTGGCTCAGGTCGCCGAGCGCGACGGCTGGGACATCGTGCTGTGGGACGACGCGCGCAGCAAGAAAGTCGACGAGGCTAAACTGGACGCCGCGGCCGAACTGATCAGTCGCCGCCAGGTGTTCTACTCGCGCAAGGACGTGGTTGATATCACCGACGAAGTCATCCTGCTCATGAACAACGAGTTCAAGGCGGGCGGCTGA
- the lpxA gene encoding acyl-ACP--UDP-N-acetylglucosamine O-acyltransferase: MRSIHPTAIIDPRAELGENVEIGPYCVVGAYVEIGSGSRLLSHVSITGPTTIGVDNTVYPFSVIGADPQDLKFHGEPSPCIIGDRNVIREHVTVHRGTEVGGGVTRVGSDNLIMVAAHIAHDCLVGSHCVIANQVMIGGHAVVEDCANIGGGAGIHHYTTIGTMSFVGGLCRVKKDVPPYVKVEGDPMEVRGINTIALTRRCFSEDEINALKEAYKRLFLHARTNGADRRHASNINGNGNGHAHAKRAERALAMSDRIEQLLHDYKHFPAVVRLCESLRSAASGVHGRSRELMREDSKYATQAK, from the coding sequence ATGAGATCCATTCACCCCACCGCCATCATCGATCCGCGAGCCGAACTCGGCGAAAACGTCGAGATCGGCCCCTACTGCGTCGTCGGCGCCTACGTCGAGATCGGCAGCGGGAGCCGCCTGCTCAGCCACGTCAGCATCACCGGCCCGACGACGATCGGCGTGGACAACACCGTCTACCCCTTCAGCGTCATCGGCGCCGATCCGCAGGATCTCAAGTTTCACGGCGAGCCGTCTCCGTGCATCATCGGCGACCGCAACGTCATCCGCGAACACGTCACCGTGCATCGCGGCACCGAGGTCGGCGGCGGCGTCACGCGGGTCGGCAGCGACAACCTCATCATGGTCGCGGCCCACATCGCCCACGACTGCCTCGTCGGTTCGCACTGCGTCATCGCCAACCAGGTGATGATCGGCGGGCACGCCGTCGTGGAAGACTGCGCCAATATCGGCGGCGGGGCCGGAATCCACCACTACACCACGATCGGCACGATGTCCTTCGTCGGCGGCCTGTGCCGCGTCAAGAAAGACGTCCCGCCGTACGTCAAGGTTGAGGGGGATCCGATGGAGGTGCGCGGCATCAACACCATCGCCCTGACGCGCCGCTGCTTCAGCGAAGATGAAATCAACGCGCTCAAGGAAGCCTACAAGCGGCTCTTCCTCCATGCCCGCACGAACGGCGCCGACCGCCGCCACGCATCGAACATCAACGGCAACGGCAATGGCCACGCGCACGCCAAGCGAGCCGAGCGAGCCCTGGCGATGTCCGACCGGATTGAGCAACTTCTCCACGATTACAAGCATTTCCCGGCGGTCGTGAGGCTCTGCGAATCGCTCCGCAGCGCCGCCAGCGGCGTTCACGGCCGCTCGCGCGAACTGATGCGCGAAGACTCCAAGTACGCCACCCAGGCGAAGTAG